A single window of Taeniopygia guttata chromosome 1, bTaeGut7.mat, whole genome shotgun sequence DNA harbors:
- the CHD4 gene encoding chromodomain-helicase-DNA-binding protein 4 isoform X7 — protein MASGIGSPSPCSGGSDDDEMEILLNNAIPQHPEPEEEPEEELLSEADTPKIKKKKKPKKLKEPKVPKLSKRQKKELGDSSGEGNEFVEEEEEVLRSDSEGSDYTPGKKKKKKLGPKKEKKNKAKRKEEEEEEEEDDDSKEPKSSAQLLEDWGMEDIDHIFTEEDYRTLTNYKAFSQFVRPLIAAKNPKIAVSKMMMVLGAKWREFSTNNPFKGSSGASVAAAAAAAVAVVESMVTNVDAVLPQPPVDVPLRKAKTKEGKGPNARRKPKASPRIPDIKKPKTKKVAPLKIKLGGFGSKRKRSSSEDDDLDVESDFDDASINSYSVSDGSTSRSSRSRKKLKAGKKKKKGEEDSTVAVDGYETDHQDYCEVCQQGGEIILCDTCPRAYHMVCLDPDMEKAPEGKWSCPHCEKEGIQWEAKEDNSEGEEILEDVVGDAEEEDDHHMEFCRVCKDGGELLCCDACPSSYHIHCLNPPLPEIPNGEWLCPRCTCPALKGKVQKILIWKWGQPPVGPAPPRPPDADPNAPPPKPLEGRPERQFFVKWQGMSYWHCSWVSELQLELHCQVMFRNYQRKNDMDEPPSGDFGGEEEKSRKRKNKDPKYAEMEERFYRYGIKPEWMMIHRILNHSVDKKGNVHYLIKWRDLPYDQASWESEDVDIQDYDLYKQAYWNHRELMRGEEGRPGKKLKKVKMRKLERPPETPTVDPTVKYDRQPEYLDVTGGTLHPYQLEGLNWLRFSWAQGTDTILADEMGLGKTVQTAVFLYSLYKEGHSKGPFLVSAPLSTIINWEREFEMWAPDMYVVTYVGDKDSRAIIRENEFTFEDNAIRGGKKASRMKKEAAVKFHVLLTSYELITIDMAILGSIDWACLIVDEAHRLKNNQSKFFRVLNGYSLQHKLLLTGTPLQNNLEELFHLLNFLTPERFHNLEGFLEEFADIAKEDQIKKLHDMLGPHMLRRLKADVFKNMPSKTELIVRVELSPMQKKYYKYILTRNFEALNARGGGNQVSLLNVVMDLKKCCNHPYLFPVAAMEAPKMPNGMYDGSALIRASGKLLLLQKMLKNLKEGGHRVLIFSQMTKMLDLLEDFLEHEGYKYERIDGGITGNMRQEAIDRFNAPGAQQFCFLLSTRAGGLGINLATADTVIIYDSDWNPHNDIQAFSRAHRIGQNKKVMIYRFVTRASVEERITQVAKKKMMLTHLVVRPGLGSKTGSMSKQELDDILKFGTEELFKDEATEGGDNKEGEDSSVIHYDDKAIERLLDRNQDETEDTELQGMNEYLSSFKVAQYVVREEEMGEEEEVEREIIKQEESVDPDYWEKLLRHHYEQQQEDLARNLGKGKRIRKQVNYNDGSQEDRDWQDDQSDNQSDYSVASEEGDEDFDERSEARRPSRKGLRNDKDKPLPPLLARVGGNIEVLGFNARQRKAFLNAIMRYGMPPQDAFTTQWLVRDLRGKSEKEFKAYVSLFMRHLCEPGADGAETFADGVPREGLSRQHVLTRIGVMSLIRKKVQEFEHVNGRWSMPELAEIEENKKLSQPSSPSPKTPTPSTPGDTQPNTPAPVPPPEDGVKVEEGASTKEQGEPSEPEKELSASATETEAPMEQCAQPGETPPQEAKSPVNSTEADEKKVEETEVKERPDEPMEVESKADAEKVEDRAATENPPDPPIITLDEKDEKKDDDKRDVVMLQNGEMLKDSVDERHKKAVKQRFMFNIADGGFTELHSLWQNEERAATVTKKTYEIWHRRHDYWLLAGIINHGYARWQDIQNDPRYAILNEPFKGEMNRGNFLEIKNKFLARRFKLLEQALVIEEQLRRAAYLNMSEDPSHPSMALNTRFAEVECLAESHQHLSKESMAGNKPANAVLHKVLKQLEELLSDMKADVTRLPATIARIPPVAVRLQMSERNILSRLANRSSEPPPPPPPQQVRTRSGGPAAVSSWPSAVDLSAKLK, from the exons ATGGCTTCGGGCATTGGATCTCCATCACCGTGCTCAGGGGGCAGTGATGATGATGAGATGGAGATCCTGTTGAACAACGCTATCCCCCAGCATCCAG AACCTGAAGAAGAGCCAGAAGAAGAGCTTCTATCAGAGGctgacacccccaaaatcaagaagaagaagaagcccAAGAAACTGAAGGAACCCAAAGTGCCCAAGCTCAGCAAGCGTCAGAAGAAGgag ctGGGGGACAGCTCTGGTGAGGGGAATGAGTTtgtggaggaagaagaagaggttCTGCGCTCTGACAGTGAGGGCAGTGATTATACCcctgggaagaagaaaaagaagaaattaggacccaagaaggaaaagaaaaacaaagccaagcgcaaggaggaagaggaagaggaggaagaagatgaCGACTCAAAG GAGCCAAAGTCATCTGCTCAGCTCCTGGAAGATTGGGGCATGGAGGACATTGATCACATCTTCACAGAAGAGGATTACCGCACACTCACCAACTACAAAGCTTTCAGCCAGTTTGTCAG GCCACTTATCGCAGCCAAGAACCCTAAAATAGCAGTGTCGAAGATGATGATGGTACTGGGAGCCAAATGGAGGGAGTTCAGCACAAACAATCCCTTCAAGGGAAGTTCAGGTGCAtctgtggcagctgctgcagctgcagctgttgCAGTAGTTGAGAGTATGGTGACAAACGTGGATGCTGTCCTGCCACAGCCCCCTGTAGATGTGCCGCTCAGGAAAGCCAAGACAAAGGAGGGCAAAG GGCCCAATGCCCGGCGGAAGCCAAAGGCCAGTCCTCGTATTCCTGATATCAAGAAACCTAAAACAAAGAAGGTGGCACCACTGAAAATCAAACTGGGAGGATTTGGTTCCAAGCGTAAAAGATCATCA AGTGAAGATGATGATCTGGACGTAGAGTCAGACTTTGATGATGCCAGCATCAACAGCTACTCTGTTTCAGATGGATCTACAAGCCGTAGTAGCCGCAGTCGCAAAAAACTCAAGgctgggaagaagaaaaagaaag GTGAGGAGGACTCCACAGTGGCTGTGGATGGCTATGAGACTGATCACCAGGACTACTGTGAGGTGTGCCAGCAGGGAGGAGAAATTATATTATGTGATACCTGCCCTCGTGCCTACCACATGGTTTGCCTGGACCCAGACATGGAGAAAGCTCCAGAGGGCAAATGGAGCTGCCCACACTGT GAAAAAGAAGGCATTCAGTGGGAAGCAAAGGAGGATAACTCTGAAGGTGAGGAAATCCTGGAGGATGTAGTGGGGGAtgctgaggaagaggatgaCCACCATATGGAGTTCTGTAGAGTCTGCAAGGATGgaggagagctgctgtgctgtgatgCCTGTCCTTCATCCTATCACATCCACTGTCTGAATCCCCCACTGCCTGAGATTCCCAATGGAGAGTGGCTGTGTCCTCGCTGCACT TGCCCAGCTTTGAAAGGAAAGGTGCAGAAGATCTTGATCTGGAAATGGGGTCAGCCCCCGGTTGGCCCTGCACCTCCACGTCCACCTGATGCAGATCCTAATGCTCCACCGCCTAAGCCTCTGGAGGGTCGGCCTGAAAGGCAGTTCTTTGTCAAATGGCAGGGCATGTCCTACTGGCACTGCTCCTGGGTGTCGGAGTTGCAG CTGGAGTTGCACTGCCAGGTCATGTTTCGTAACTACCAGCGCAAAAATGATATGGATGAGCCACCCTCAGGAGACTTtggaggggaggaagagaaaagccggaagagaaaaaacaaggaCCCCAAATACGCTGAGATGGAAGAGCGTTTCTATCGATATGGGATCAAGCCAGAGTGGATGATGATCCACAGGATCCTTAATCATAG TGTGGATAAGAAGGGGAATGTCCACTATTTGATTAAATGGAGAGACCTACCCTATGACCAGGCATCCTGGGAAAGTGAAGATGTGGACATTCAAGATTATGATCTCTACAAGCAAGCCTACTGGAATCACAG GGAGCTGATGCGAGGTGAAGAGGGCAGGCCTGGTAAGAAGTTAAAGAAAGTGAAGATGCGGAAACTGGAGAGACCCCCTGAGACTCCCACAGTAGAT CCAACAGTGAAATATGACCGGCAACCGGAGTACCTCGATGTAACAGGGGGGACCTTGCATCCCTACCAACTGGAAGGGCTGAATTGGCTGCGCTTCTCTTGGGCCCAAGGCACAGATACAATCTTGGCTGATGAAATGGGTCTGGGAAAGACTGTGCAGACAGCAGTGTTCCTGTATTCCTTATACAAAGAG GGCCACTCAAAGGGACCCTTCTTGGTGAGTGCGCCACTGTCCACAATCATCAACTGGGAACGAGAATTTGAGATGTGGGCCCCAGATATGTATGTAGTGACCTATGTTGGGGACAAAGACAGCCGGGCCATCATCCGTGAGAATGAATTCACTTTTGAGGATAATGCCATACGTGGAGGCAAGAAGGCGTCCAGAATGAAG AAGGAGGCTGCTGTCAAGTTCCATGTGCTTCTCACCTCCTATGAATTGATCACAATTGATATGGCCATACTAGGCTCTATTGACTGGGCCTGTCTCATTGTGGATGAAGCTCACAGACTGAAGAACAACCAGTCTAAG TTCTTCCGTGTGCTAAATGGTTACTCCCTccagcacaagctgctgcttACGGGAACTCCCCTGCAGAACAACCTGGAAGAACTGTTCCACCTGCTGAACTTCCTGACACCTGAGAGATTCCA TAACTTGGAGGGTTTCCTAGAAGAGTTTGCAGATATTGCCAAGGAAGATCAGATCAAGAAGCTGCATGACATGCTGGGCCCACATATGCTGAGGCGTCTCAAGGCTGATGTTTTCAAGAATATGCCATCTAAGACTGAACTCATTGTCAGAGTGGAGCTGAGTCCCATGCAGAA gaaaTATTACAAATACATTTTGACAAGAAATTTCGAGGCACTGAATGCACGGGGTGGTGGTAACCAAGTCTCATTGCTCAATGTTGTTATGGATCTGAAGAAGTGCTGTAACCACCCCTACCTCTTTCCTGTGGCTGCTATG gAAGCTCCAAAAATGCCAAATGGCATGTATGATGGTAGTGCACTTATTCGAGCCTCTGGAAAGCTGTTGCTGCTCCAGAAAATGTTAAAGAACCTGAAGGAAGGAGGTCACAGAGTGCTCATATTCTCTCAG ATGACTAAAATGTTGGACCTTCTAGAAGATTTTTTGGAACACGAAGGATACAAATATGAGCGGATTGATGGAGGAATCACGGGGAACATGCGTCAGGAGGCTATTGATCGCTTCAATG ctcctggagctcagcagttctgctttctgctttcaACTCGAGCTGGGGGTCTTGGTATTAACTTGGCCACAGCAGATACTGTGATTATCTACGATTCAGACTGGAACCCCCACAATGATATCCAG GCCTTCAGCCGTGCACACAGAATTGGACAGAACAAGAAAGTGATGATATATCGCTTTGTGACAAGGGCCTCAGTGGAGGAGCGTATCACTCAGGTGGCCAAGAAGAAGATGATGCTAACTCACCTGGTAGTGAGACCAGGGTTGGGCTCCAAGACAGGCTCCATGTCCAAACAGGAGCTTGATGACATTCTCAAATTTGGCACTGAAGAGCTCTTCAAGGATGAGGCTACTGAGGGGG GGGATAACAAAGAAGGCGAGGACAGTAGTGTCATCCACTATGATGACAAAGCAATTGAGCGTCTGTTGGATCGGAACCAGGATGAAACAGAAGATACAGAACTTCAGGGCATGAATGAGTATCTCAGCTCCTTCAAGGTGGCCCAGTATGTGGTTCGTGAGGAGGAGATGGGG gaggaagaggaggttgaacGGGAAATTATTAAGCAAGAGGAGTCAGTGGATCCTGATTACTGGGAGAAACTGCTCCGTCACCATTATGAGCAACAACAGGAAGATCTGGCCAGGAATCTGGGCAAGGGCAAACGTATTCGCAAGCAAGTTAACTACAACGATGGCTCGCAAGAGGATAGAG actgGCAGGATGACCAGTCAGATAATCAGTCAGACTATTCAGTTGCTTCTGAAGAAGGAGATGAAGACTTTGATGAGAGATCTGAAG CTCGTAGGCCTAGCCGCAAGGGCTTGAGAAACGATAAGGATAAGCCTCTGCCTCCCTTACTGGCCCGTGTGGGAGGGAACATTGAG GTGTTGGGTTTCAACGCTCGCCAGCGGAAAGCCTTCCTCAATGCTATCATGCGCTATGGAATGCCACCTCAGGATGCCTTCACCACTCAGTGGCTTGTTCGGGACCTCCGTGGCAAGTCAGAGAAAGAGTTCAA GGCCTATGTCTCGCTGTTCATGCGCCATTTATGTGAACCTGGAGCTGATGGTGCGGAGACCTTTGCAGATGGGGTCCCACGGGAAGGTCTTTCTCGACAGCACGTCCTTACTCGCATTGGGGTCATGTCCCTTATACGCAAAAAG GTGCAGGAATTTGAGCATGTGAACGGCCGCTGGAGTATGCCAGAACTGGCAGAGATAGAGGAGAACAAGAAACTTTCACAGCCCAGCTCACCCTCTCCCAAAACTCCAACTCCTTCGACACCAGGGGATACGCAGCCGAATACACCGGCCCCTGTTCCTCCGCCTG AAGATGGAGTAAAAGTAGAAGAAGGAGCAAGTACTAAGGAGCAAGGAGAGCCTTCTGAACCAGAGAAGGAGCTCAGTGCCTCTGCTACTGAAACAGAGGCCCCTATGGAG CAGTGTGCTCAGCCTGGGGAGACACCGCCCCAGGAAGCAAAATCCCCAGTGAACTCCACAGaagcagatgaaaaaaaagtaGAGGAAACAGAAGTGAAAGAAAGACCAGATGAACCAATGGAAGTAGAAAGCAAAG ctgacGCGGAAAAAGTGGAAGACAGAGCAGCTACTGAAAATCCCCCTGACCCTCCTATAATCACTCTGGATGAGAAAG ATGAGAAAAAGGACGATGATAAGAGAGATGTGGTGATGCTGCAGAATGGAGAGATGCTGAAAGACTCAGTAGATGAAAGGCACAAGAAGGCAGTAAAGCAGCGCTTCATGTTCAACATAGCAGATGGTGGTTTCACTG AGCTACACTCCCTCTGGCAGAACGAAGAGCGGGCTGCCACCGTCACAAAGAAGACCTATGAGATCTGGCATCGGCGTCATGACTACTGGCTCCTAGCTGGGATTATCAA TCATGGCTATGCCCGTTGGCAGGATATTCAGAATGATCCACGTTACGCCATCCTCAATGAACCCTTCAAGGGTGAGATGAACAGGGGTAACTTCCTGGAAATAAAGAATAAGTTTTTGGCAAGGAGATTTAAG CTCCTGGAACAAGCACTGGTGATCGAGGAACAGTTGCGGCGAGCTGCCTATCTGAACATGTCCGAAGACCCATCTCACCCATCCATGGCTCTGAACACACGTTTTGCAGAGGTGGAATGCCTGGCTGAGAGCCACCAGCACCTGTCCAAGGAATCAATGGCTGGGAATAAACCAGCCAATGCTGTGCTGCACAAAG TTCtgaagcagctggaggagctgttGAGTGACATGAAGGCAGATGTGACTCGTCTGCCTGCCACAATCGCCCGCATCCCACCTGTGGCAGTGCGCCTTCAGATGTCAGAACGCAACATCCTCAGCCGCCTGGCCAACCGCAGCAGCgagcccccgccgccgccccctccccaacAAGTACGTACCCGCTCTG GtggcccagcagcagtgagTTCCTGGCCCA